The sequence below is a genomic window from Actinokineospora baliensis.
CACGACCATCCGCGCCGCCTTCGGCTGCTACCAGATGCACCTGCCCGACGAGACTGTGGTGGACATCGAACGAGCGGCCACCGACGTCGAGTCCGCCGGGAACCTGCCCGTGACCGAGGCGGCCCGGCTGCTGGCGCGCGCTACCCGGGTCACCAGACTGCCGCTGCTGCCGGAATCCGACGGCGAGTGGGTGACCCGCCACCGGGCCGGGCTGCGCACGATCCACGCGCGGGGGCTGCGGGCTCTGTGCGCGGTGGAGATCGCCGCGGGCCGGATCGGTGAAGCCACCGCCGCGGCCGTCGAACTGGCCGACCTCGACCAGTTCGACGAATCAGCGCACCGCCTCCTGCTCACGACCCTCGCGGAGAACGGCAACCGCGCCCAGGCGCTGCTGACCTACGAACGCTTCCGCGTCCTGCTGGCCACCGAACTCGGCATCGCGCCCTCCCCCGAAACCCAGGCGGCGTACCTGGATCTGCTGAACCTCGAACAGGTCAGCGCCTGACCGCGACGGTGGCGAGCCGCGTGCGGGTCCCACACCGCGAGACCGACATGGCGGTGGTCCCGACCGGAATCCGGTCGGGACCACCGTGGCGATCCGCTAGGGCAAGACGATCACTCGCCGTTGCCCTCACCGTCGCTGCAACCGAGGCTCAGGGTGCTCCCGGTGTCGTCCACGCGCTCCGGTTCGGCCTGGGTCTGCAGCTTCAGCACCTCGTTCATCTCGATCTCCTCCTATGCCGTCGACACCGCGGTTCGGTGTCGCACGTGGGGTGGGGACGCCGACACAGCGGCGTCCAGGGTGAACAGCAGGTCGGTCTGGTTCGACAGCAACCGGTGCAAGGTGAGCAGGACGCCCGCCGCCCCGGTCCACAGGTCCGCGCTGAGGCGGGACCCGAGCCCACCCGACCAGCTGACCCCGGTCGGTCCGGGGGTCGCGTACTGAAACAGGGCGCGGCCGGAATCGGTCGCCGCGAGGGCCAGTTCTGGGCGGTCCAGCAGGTGGGCGAGGTCGGCCAGGACGAAGGCGAGGCCCGCTTGGCCCTGGAAGAGACCGCCGGTCGCGGTGAAGCGGACGGTGAGGGCGCGCAGGCAACCGTCGAGGGTTGGCGCCAGGTCCGGTTCCGGTCGGTGGCTGAGGTACCTGGCGAGCACGTGGGCGTACCCCGCGCTCCCGGTGTGGAGGTACGGCAGGTTGCGGTGGTCGGCGCGGGACGGGTGGAAGCCGATCGCGTCGGTCGGCCACGGCCTGGAGTGCGCCAGTTCCTCCCGCAGCAGGCGGAATCCGCGGTCGAGGTGCGCGCCATCACCGGTGAAACGGGCCAGGTAGTAGAGCGCGAGCGCGATCCCGGTGCGGCCGTTGGCGAGGCCGCTGGCGTCGTCCGCGCCCAGCCAGTCCACCAGTGGCTCGCCGTCCGGGACGCGTTCGAGGAGTTGGCTCGCCCGGTCGAGGTGGTTCGGGTCGGCGGTGCGGCCGTACGCGGCGAGTTCGGCCATGGCCACACCCGCCGCACCACCCCCGAGCGTGCCGGACCGCCGGACGAGCGGGTGCTCGTTGGCCGCGGCGAGCAGTCGAGCGGCCGCATCGTCCTCTCCGAGGTCGGCGAGCACCCACGCGACGCCTGCGGTGCCGAGGAACAGACCGGGCGGCAGGCTCTCGGCCAGTGCCTGATCTCTTACCCTGCCAACGATCCGCGGGTCGACGGGTTCACCCACAGCACGAAGTGCGTGCAGCACACCAGCTGTACCGTGCCCGACGCACACCGTGTTGGTGCGCAACCCATCCGGTGCGGGCGGGTAGGTCCACCGGCGCCGGTCGAGGTCGGCCGCGGCGGCCAGTGCCGCGGCGGTGCGCTCGCGGAGCCAACGCAGGTGCGATTCGGGATCGGCGACGACCGCCGCGGGGCTGGGCAACGCGCGGGCCGCCGTGCGCGGGTGGTGCCTGGTCACGGCCCGCCACAACCGGTCGGGCACCGGGGCGAACTCGGTCAACCCGGCCCGCAGGTGGTCGAGCACCTCCGGGCAACGCCGCGCGATCGGGTGCAGCGGGAAGACGAGCAGCTGAGCGATCGCGGCGAGCCCGTGGCGGTCGTAGTCGGTGGGCCCTGTGACGGTTGCCCGTGGTGGCAGGTAACCAGGGTCGCCGATCACGTGGAAGGGCTCGGCGAGGCTGCGCGCCGCTTCGAAGTCGACCAGGCGGACGTTGTCGTCGTCATCGACCATGATGTTGCCGGGCTGGAGGTCGACGAAGACGTACCCCAGTGCGTGGAGCCTGGTGATGGCGTTCTCGACCTGGTCCAGGATGGCCCGGCCGCGCCGGTAGTAGTCCGCGAACGCGGTCCTCGGCTGCGCGACCCGGATGGCGGGCGCGTGCTCGATGGTCCACGCCCGCAACGTCTTTCCCGGGATGTGCTCGGTGACCAGGTAGGTGTGTTCCCAATGGGTGAAGTGGTCAAGGGGCTGCGGGCACAACCCGGGTGCGGCGGCGTGCACTGCCCGCAGCACCAGGTATTCGTGCTCGAGTCGGGCCTGGGCGTCGCGCCCATCGCCGAGGTAGCCGTTGTGGGCTCTGGCTTCCTTGATGAACACCGCCTGCCCCGCCCCGGTGCGCGCCCGGTACGCCCCACCCGCGTTGCTGTGCTGCAACACGGCCTCGAACGTGTAGCCGCGGAAGGCGACGGGCTCGTCGTCGGCTACCCTCGCGGCTGGCGCGAACGGATCGACAACCCCGTGCGGCAGCCGGAACTCCGGGCGCCGCTCGTCGAGGACCACCAGCCCGTCGGGCGTGCGCGTGGTGTGGGTCCAGGTGCCATCGGCCTCAACCCGCCCCTGGTCGACAAAGGCACCGTACCGATAGGACACACACCGCGACTCGCCGAACCGGCGGTCGGTGAGCACGTACGGTCCCGCGACGCCTGCCAAGTCCCGCTCCAGGTCCACCATCAGCTCACGCGCGGCGTCGGCCGTGGCCGGGTAGGCGGCGCAGAACTTGCCGCTCTGGACCCGGTTGGCGTGCTTCCCGTGCGACCGCAGGAAGTGGTCGCGACCGGCCAGGTGCTTGAACGGCACGGCCAACCGCACGCACGCCGCGGTCACCACGTCCAACACGACTTGGGCGTTGGCCAGCGACGCGCTGACGTGCACCTTCCACCCCTGCGCGGGCAACACGACACCCGGCGGCTCCCAGCAGCTCCACACGTCACGGTCCCGACGCCGCCACCCGACCGGCGGCACCCCAGGCTCGAACCGGCGTCCCGGGTCGGCGTCGGCCAACGGCCCGAAGAGGTCCGGGTCGGCGAAGGTGTACTGCGCATCGGCGAACACTGTGCCGCTCCTCCGCTCGGTCGACGAGCACGGTCGGTGATTGCGTCAAAGCGAACCGTACGCAGCTCACGCAGACCGACCGCAGATCGAGCGCAGACCGCGTTCGACGACGAGGACTTCGGCGGCACAGACCCCAAGTACCTCCTCGTCAAACTCTGATCACGAAGCAGGGCAACACTTCCGTATCCCACCGCTCGTCGTCGTAAGATCAACGAGCCAGCCGCCCACCCCTGTCGAGAAAGGCCGCACCCATGCGCAAGTGGCTCCCCCTTGTCCTGACCGCCCTCACCTTCGCCACCCTCTCCCGGATCTCCGACGTCGCCCCAGTCCTCATCGGCGGCCTCTGACGCTTCTCCGCCCCGCAGCTACCCCAGCGCCTCGACGTGCCGCGCGACCAGTGCCGCGTGGGACAGGGGCGTGGACAGGTCCTCGACGTCGGGGTTGGTGGTGTAGTCGAGGACGACGATGTCCTGGGTGGCTGCGAGGTGGCGGAGTTCGGTGACCAGGTTGGCCACGCGATGGGTGAGGACCCAGGTGTAGGTCGGTAAGTAGATCTGCCGTCGGGCGTCCAGGTAGGTGAGGATGGTGTCGCTGGTCGGGCCCGCGCGGTGGCCGACGACCGGGCCGTAGCGGCGGGTGGTCCGCTTGATGCCTCGCATCGAGGTGATCCCGAGCTTGGCGAGGTCGACATCGTTGTGCTCGAACACCTTCAGGGCTTGCCAGACGCCTTCCACCGACTGGGCCGTCACGTCGGGCACCCTAGGAACCGGGATTCCGCCGTGCGGGTAGAACGGGCTGAACCGGACCCAGGGATCGGGGCCCTTCGACGTCACGTCCACCACCGCGGCGCCTGGCCAGCGGGTGGCGATGGCGCGGGGGGACAGTCTCCTGGTGGCGACGGTGATCGGCACGGTGTTCTCCAGCTACGGTGTTCTCCAGCACGAGCAGGATGTCGTGGTCCATTCACCGTAGAGCGCCGGTACGACACTTCCTTCTAGGTGAGCAGGGCCGTCAGTTCGGTCAGGCCGCGGTCCAGGCGGCGGAAGTAGGTGGCTCGGCTCAGGTGTAGGTCTGTGGCGACGCGGATGTGGTTTCGGTGGGATTGGGTGTAGTAGCCGTGGAGGGCGCGGCCCGCTTCTGCCGATATGGGGTCCTCGGAGGCGGTGAGGCGGTCGAGGGCGGCCATGACTCGCGTGCGTAAGGCGATCGGGCCGGAGTCGGCGAGGGGGTTGCGGGTGAGCGCAGTGTCGTCGCGGAGGTGTTCTAGGGCTTGTTTGACGTGGCGGCGGGGGTCGGTGGGGGTGGTGAGGCGGTCGAGCCAGGCGGGGACGGACGTCAGGTCGTGGTGGTAGATCTCCGAGTCCCGACCGCACGAGTACGGGTCGTGGCGGGCGTCGCCGACGTACTGGAAACCCAGGCCACGGGCCAGGTTCTGGTACTCGGGCCACGGCGTGGCCACGACGATCCGGCGGGCGCGCACGCCGGTGGCGACGATGTGGCGCAATAGGGCGGCATGGCGCACGGCGTCGTCGCACACGGCCATGCCGACGAACACCCCGCCGTCGTCGGTCAGGTCGTCGGTGTGCTGCTGCAGGAGCGGTTCGATGGCTGACACGGACTTCGCGTCGATGCGCGGGATATAGGCCATGCCGACAGCCCGGTCCCCGTCGCAGACCAGGTGGAAGCCGTCGGGGCTGTGGTCGAGCCACCCGCTGAGCAGCCGCTCGCAGTGGCGCGCGTCCAGGCCCCGGCGTTTGACCCAGCGGTGCACCAGCGCGGCGATGCGGTCGTGGTCACCGGGTTTCGCCGGACGCGGTCGGACGACGTCGTGGCCGCCGGGGAACAGCGTGCGGCGGATCATCGGGTCGTCGGTGAGGAACAGGCCGTGCTCGGCGAGCGAAGCGCGGTCGGCCTCCTCGCGGGCGGCGGCCAGCAGCTGTCGGGTGCGGGTGGCGGCCATCGTCAAGGCGGCTCGGCGCGCGACCGGGCGGCGCCACCGGGCGCGGAGGTCGAGCAGGGTGCGGAACGGTTCGGCCACGGCGAGTCCCCGGTCGGTGGCCTGCACCAGGTCGTTCTCGCCGATGGCGGTGAACAGGTCGTTGCCCTCGTCGGGGAAGAGGTCGGCCAGCAGTTCCTCGTCGCCGCGGCCCACGATCGCCAGGAGGTCCAGGGCGGCGGTGTCCCGGTGCCGGTTCGTGAGGCGGTCCAGGACATCGAGCAGGACGTGGTCGGCGAGGGCGCCGGTGACGTCGGCGGGGATCGTCAGCAGCGCCTGGCACAGTCCGCGCGCGACCAGGGGCAACCCGCCAGCCAACCGGACGACCAGGTCGACGTGCTCGTCCACCCCGCGCGCCACCGCCAACCGCTCGATCTCCTCGTCGCTCCAGCGGGGAACGCGCACCACCACGGCGTCGCCCAACGGCAGCGGCGCACGGCTGACGACGACCACCCTCGGCCCGAAGGGCGCGCGGCCGTCCGCGTAGTCGGCCCGCCCGGGGGCTTCGGCGGCGACCGCGGCGAGGACAGCCGACTTGCCCACCCCCAGCGGTCCGGTCAGGTTCACCACCAGGGGTCCGTCGGTGTCGAGCAGGGACACGACCCGCTCGACGACCGCGTGCTGCGACTCGCTGTGGACCCGGTCGCGCGTGGCGACGTTGGTGAGCATGACCAATCCCTTCCGAATTGCCTGGTAACGGTTCTACCCCAGGCGGCAGCCGCCCCGACGGGGTTGAGACGCGGGTGAGACTCCGCGCCGCCCGCGCGCACCTAGCGTCAGCGGCAGTGACCCGAGGAAAGGATCCCCTGGTGAAGAAGCTCGCAGGCGCCGTGGCAGCCGTGGCATTGACCGTCGGCGTGATGGTCGGCGCGGCCGGGACCGCCAGCGCCAAGCAGTGCACCCCGACCGACGTCGTCGTGGCGACCTACACCTTCGCGTACGTGCTGGAGGGCACGTCCGTCTACGTGTACGTGGACGGCGACGGGAACAAGTACTACTCCAGCAAGTGGAAGGGCCAGAGCTTCAACGAGTGCTGATCGGCGAGGGCGCCCTCACCCCCAGGAGAGGGCGCCCTCATTCCGACCGCACCCGGTCATGGCCGCGCACCGCGGGGGCGAGCGCGAACACGGCGGCGCAGAACAGCACGACGGCCAGCAACGCCCTGCTGAGGCCGAACGCGCCCGCCAGCCCGCCGATGAACACCGGTCCGACGAGGAACCCGAGGTACCCGCAAGCCGCGACGGCCGAGATCGCCTGCCCGGGTGACTCCGGGCAGGTCTTGGCCGCGGTGCTCCACGCGAGCGGGACGATGGCCGACACCCCCAGTCCGACCACCGCGAACCCGATGATGCCCAGCACCGGCTCCCCGGCGAGCACCGTCACCCCGAACCCGGTGGCGGCGACCACGGCCGCGACCCGCATCAGGACGACGGCTCCACTGACCCCGGCCACCCGGTCTGCGACCAGCCGCACGGCGATCATGGCTGTCGAGAACGCGAAGTAGCCCAGCGAGGCGATCCCAGACGGCGCACCGGTCACCTCGGTCAGGTAGACGGCGCTCCAGTCGTTGACCGTTCCCTCGGCCAGGAAGCCGCAGAAAGCGATCGCACCGAGCGGGACGAGGGCACGGCCGGGCAGCACCAGGGCGGCTCCTCCTTGGCCGTGGTCCGGGCCGGTGTAGAAGCCGGTCGTCACCGCGACGACGCCGATACCGCACAGCACCGCGCCCGCTACGGCGAAGTGCAGCGACACCGGTACCCGCAGCGCCGCCAAGGCAGCGGCGGCCCCGGCTCCGACCAGGCCCCCCACGTTCCAGAAGGCGTGGAACCCGGCGAACACCGCTCGGCCGTACGCCGCTTCGACCCGCGCGGCGTGCGCGTTCATCGACACGTCGAGCAGACTGTTCCCGGCGCCGAGGAGGAACAGAACGCAGGTCAGTGACGCAGGGCCCGCGGCGAACGCGGCCAATGGCAGACAGGCGCAGAGGAGCACGGCACCCGACAACGCCCCGGTCCTGCTGCCCACTTTGACGATCACCGACCCCGACAGGGCCAAGGCGACGACTGATCCCGCCGCCAGCCCGAACAGCGCGACGGCGAGTTGCCCGGTGTCCACCCCGGCCTGGCCTTGGACCTCTGGCACGCGCGCGGCCCAGGTCGCGAACGCGGCGCCGCACACCGCAAAGACGACCGAGACCCCGATCCGCGCCCGTTGATCGCGACGAGTCACCACCGCAGGTTCTCATCGCCGGTTCGCGGGCCACGGGGCTGGGAGGTCGAGGCGGGAGAGGCGGGTGGGGTCGGCGAGGATCGAGATCTCCAGGATCGCGGTGCTCGTGGTGGTGAAGCCCATGACCGACACCGGGTGGCCGTCGCGGGTGTTGAGGAGGCCGGGGGTGCCGTTGACCAGGGTGGGGTGGCTGGTGGTGGCGTTGGCCATGCGCTGGAAGTGGGACAGGTGACCGGCGACGGCTTCGGCGCCGCGTAGGACGAGCATGGGGCCCGGGGACGCGTCGGCGCGCAGGGTGACGTCGGGGTCGAGGATCTTGAGCAGGGCGGTGAGGTCGCCGCCCCTGGCCGCGGTCAGGAAGGCGTCGACGAGGCCGCGCTGGGTGGTCGGGTCGGTCGCGGTGGTGGGGGCGCCCTGGACGCGGCGGCGGGCGCGGCTGGCGAGTTTCCTGGCCGCGACCGGGGTGCGGTCCATGATCGGGGCGATCCGCTCGAACGGCAGGCCGAACAGGTCGTGCAGCACGAACGCCAGCCGCTCCGGCGGGCTCAGCGAGTCCAGCACCACCAGCAGCGCCAGCCCGACCGAGTCGGCGATCAGGGCCTGGTGCTCGGGGTCGCCGACGACCGGGTCCGGCAGGTGGGTGTGCGGCGGGTTCTCCTGGCGCAGCTTGCGGGCGCGCAGCATGTCCAGGCAGACCCGGCTGACGACCGTGGTCAGCCAGCCGCCGAGGTTGGCGATGTCGGCGGTGTCGGTGCGGGCCAGGCGCAGCCAGGTTTCCTGGACGGCGTCGTCGGTGTCGGTCAGGGAGCCCAGCATCCGGTGGGCCACCGCGGTGAGGTGCGAGCGGTGTTCCTCGAACCGGCGGGCCAGGAAGTCGTGGTCGTCCATGCGCTCGCTCTCGTGTCGGGGTTCACCCCCCTGACGAACCGGCGGGCTCCGATGTGACGGTCACATCCGCGTCGACCCGCGCGTCGAGGCTCCAGGGGATCGACAACGACG
It includes:
- a CDS encoding AfsR/SARP family transcriptional regulator, which produces MNAPHISLTGDVRVELPGRPIAGGSPALRSLQARTVLAVLVLERPRPVRRDELAEVLWPDDRPASWESVLRTAVARVRTALAEAGLDPRTTIRAAFGCYQMHLPDETVVDIERAATDVESAGNLPVTEAARLLARATRVTRLPLLPESDGEWVTRHRAGLRTIHARGLRALCAVEIAAGRIGEATAAAVELADLDQFDESAHRLLLTTLAENGNRAQALLTYERFRVLLATELGIAPSPETQAAYLDLLNLEQVSA
- the lanKC gene encoding class III lanthionine synthetase LanKC, with the translated sequence MFADAQYTFADPDLFGPLADADPGRRFEPGVPPVGWRRRDRDVWSCWEPPGVVLPAQGWKVHVSASLANAQVVLDVVTAACVRLAVPFKHLAGRDHFLRSHGKHANRVQSGKFCAAYPATADAARELMVDLERDLAGVAGPYVLTDRRFGESRCVSYRYGAFVDQGRVEADGTWTHTTRTPDGLVVLDERRPEFRLPHGVVDPFAPAARVADDEPVAFRGYTFEAVLQHSNAGGAYRARTGAGQAVFIKEARAHNGYLGDGRDAQARLEHEYLVLRAVHAAAPGLCPQPLDHFTHWEHTYLVTEHIPGKTLRAWTIEHAPAIRVAQPRTAFADYYRRGRAILDQVENAITRLHALGYVFVDLQPGNIMVDDDDNVRLVDFEAARSLAEPFHVIGDPGYLPPRATVTGPTDYDRHGLAAIAQLLVFPLHPIARRCPEVLDHLRAGLTEFAPVPDRLWRAVTRHHPRTAARALPSPAAVVADPESHLRWLRERTAAALAAAADLDRRRWTYPPAPDGLRTNTVCVGHGTAGVLHALRAVGEPVDPRIVGRVRDQALAESLPPGLFLGTAGVAWVLADLGEDDAAARLLAAANEHPLVRRSGTLGGGAAGVAMAELAAYGRTADPNHLDRASQLLERVPDGEPLVDWLGADDASGLANGRTGIALALYYLARFTGDGAHLDRGFRLLREELAHSRPWPTDAIGFHPSRADHRNLPYLHTGSAGYAHVLARYLSHRPEPDLAPTLDGCLRALTVRFTATGGLFQGQAGLAFVLADLAHLLDRPELALAATDSGRALFQYATPGPTGVSWSGGLGSRLSADLWTGAAGVLLTLHRLLSNQTDLLFTLDAAVSASPPHVRHRTAVSTA
- a CDS encoding DUF6939 family protein; this encodes MPITVATRRLSPRAIATRWPGAAVVDVTSKGPDPWVRFSPFYPHGGIPVPRVPDVTAQSVEGVWQALKVFEHNDVDLAKLGITSMRGIKRTTRRYGPVVGHRAGPTSDTILTYLDARRQIYLPTYTWVLTHRVANLVTELRHLAATQDIVVLDYTTNPDVEDLSTPLSHAALVARHVEALG
- a CDS encoding MFS transporter, coding for MTRRDQRARIGVSVVFAVCGAAFATWAARVPEVQGQAGVDTGQLAVALFGLAAGSVVALALSGSVIVKVGSRTGALSGAVLLCACLPLAAFAAGPASLTCVLFLLGAGNSLLDVSMNAHAARVEAAYGRAVFAGFHAFWNVGGLVGAGAAAALAALRVPVSLHFAVAGAVLCGIGVVAVTTGFYTGPDHGQGGAALVLPGRALVPLGAIAFCGFLAEGTVNDWSAVYLTEVTGAPSGIASLGYFAFSTAMIAVRLVADRVAGVSGAVVLMRVAAVVAATGFGVTVLAGEPVLGIIGFAVVGLGVSAIVPLAWSTAAKTCPESPGQAISAVAACGYLGFLVGPVFIGGLAGAFGLSRALLAVVLFCAAVFALAPAVRGHDRVRSE
- a CDS encoding sigma-70 family RNA polymerase sigma factor, translating into MDDHDFLARRFEEHRSHLTAVAHRMLGSLTDTDDAVQETWLRLARTDTADIANLGGWLTTVVSRVCLDMLRARKLRQENPPHTHLPDPVVGDPEHQALIADSVGLALLVVLDSLSPPERLAFVLHDLFGLPFERIAPIMDRTPVAARKLASRARRRVQGAPTTATDPTTQRGLVDAFLTAARGGDLTALLKILDPDVTLRADASPGPMLVLRGAEAVAGHLSHFQRMANATTSHPTLVNGTPGLLNTRDGHPVSVMGFTTTSTAILEISILADPTRLSRLDLPAPWPANRR